Part of the Natronobacterium gregoryi SP2 genome, CGAACTGCGGATCGGGGTGTTTAATCGAGACGACCGCTGTCAGTCCCTCGCGGATGTCCTCGCCTTTGAGGTTCTCGTCGAGATCCGAGAGCAGGTCGTTCTCGTTGGCGTAGTCGTTTACCGTCCGGGTCAGTGCAGTTTTGAACCCGGTGAGGTGTGTCCCGCCCTCGCGGGTGTTGATGTTGTTTGCGAAGGCGTGGATCGAGCCCTGTAGCTCCTTGGTGGCCTGCATCGCCACCTCGACGTGAATGTTCTGAGTTTCGTCCTCGAAGTAGATGACGGTCTCGTGCATCGCCGAGCGCGTCTCGTTGAGATACTCGACGAACTCGCGGATACCACCCTCGTACTCGTAGGTCTCCGTGGCGACTCCAGCCGCGTCGTCGGCGTCTTCGCGCTCGTCACGCAGCGTGATCCGGACGCCGGAGTTGAGGAAGGCAAGTTCCCGAAGCCGGTTCGCCAGCGTCGAGAACGAGAACTCGTCGGACTCGAAGATACTCCCGTCGGGCCAGAAACGGATCTCGGTGCCGGTCTCCTCGTCCGATTCCATGTCACGAACCCGCTCCATGTCGCCGACGGGTTCGCCACCCTCGAACGCGTGGCGATAGACGCCGCCGTCGCGTTTGACCTCGGCCTCGAGTCGCTCGGAGAGTGCGTTGACGACGCTCACCCCGACCCCGTGGAGGCCGCCGGAGACCTGGTAGGACTTGTTGTCGAACTTGCCGCCGGCGTGTAGAACAGTCAAGATGACCTCGAGCGCGGGGCGATCGTACTCCTCGTGTGTGTCGACCGGAATACCTCGGCCGTCGTCTGTGACGCTCACCGACCGATCCTCGTGGATGGTGACGGTGATGTCGTCGCAGTGACCAGCCAACGCCTCGTCGATCGAGTTGTCCACCACTTCGTAGACGAGGTGATGGAGCCCTCGAGAGTCGGTAGAGCCGATGTACATCGCCGGACGCTTTCGCACGGCCTCCAGGCCCTCGAGGACCTGGATCTGTCCAGCGCCGTACTCGCTTTCCTGGGACATGAGAAACCTGCTTTCGGGTAGTGGACGACGACTAATAAAGGTTCACGTACGCGCGCGAGCGCGAGACACGCTGTGGTGCAACTATCAATTTGCCCATGAGCATGCAAGTAGCTCACACGCTCGTCAGTCTGAACCCGGACACTCGACTCACGCTCAGACGCTGCCAATCACTGTCCGGGCACGGCAGCGAGCAGTTTCGGCTATTCTGCCTCGAGCAACAGCGACTCACACAGCGCGTCTGGCCCTTCCTCTTCGAGCAGTCGGCGCTGCCGTTCAGCCCCACTCTCGCGTTCGTAGATCGTTTTGATCCCGTCGATCCCCAGTCGCTCGCACTCACGGTCGACGAGTTCGCCGAGGTCGACAGTCCCCTCCATCTCGCGGTCGAGGAGACGCGCGTCGTGACCGTGGCGGATCGCTCGCCACTTCTGTTCGTCGAGTAGTTCGCGCCGGTGTTCCCGTCCGTACCCCGGTGCGCCGTCCTCGTACTCCTCGGCTAGGGCCTCGACGAGCGCGTGAGAGTACTCGACGAAGGCCATCACGACGTCGGGATCTGCCTGGCCGTCCGGCGTCCGAATCTCGACGGTCCCGTGGGCAGTGTGGGGCCGGACGTCGTACCAGAGTTCGCCACGGTCGTTGATCGAGTCGGTCTCGAGCATCCGCCGTTCGAACCGATCGAACGCTTCGAAATCCTCGAAGTAGGTCGGCATCCCGGTGTTTGGCAGTCCCTCGAAAATCTTCGCGCGGGCGGACTGGAGTCCGGTGTCGAACCCGTTCCAGAACGGTGAATTTGCGGAGAGCGCGAGCATGATCGAGACGTACCACCGTAGCTCGTTTGCGATCCAGACGGCCTTGTCGGCGTCGTCGACGCCGACGTGGACGTGCAGGCCAGCAGTCGTGTTCCGGTGTTGTGGGTACTGGATGCGGTCGAGTTGTGAGCGATAGCGGGACTTCTCAGCGTGCTCGAGTTCGCGCCACCGCGCGAACGGGTGGAGGCCGGCGGCAGCGACATCGTAGCCGTGTTCGTGGGCGTGAGCGAGCAGTGCTCGGCGAATATCCCGCAGCGCCTCGCGGGCGTCGTCGGGATCTTCTATCAGGGGCGTCTGGGTTTCGACGACGAACTTGAACAGTTCGTGATCGAGTCGGTTCTCGAGGATCTCTGGCGGGTCGTGTTCGTAGACGAGTTCGTCGGTACCGCTCGTGGGACGGCCGTGCTCGTCGACGACGAAACACTCCTCTTCGATCCCCAACGTGCCCATACGCGTAAACGAATCCGGCGACCCGCGTTCCATCGTATACCCGTTTCGAGTCCGACAGTAAATACGGTTTGGAGTCGGAACTCTGGGCCCAGTCACCGACGACCGGCCCGGAGCGATCGTCGATCGAAGCTATTACCGTCGAAGGTGAGAATGGTCGAGGGATGCCCTCCGGCGACTTCGGTCGGACTCGCCACGGATTTCTCGCGGTGGGTACCACCCGCGTGACTGCCGGTCTCGCAGGTTGTTCCAACCGGATTGCCCGCGATACCGGCCCGCTCGAGGATGCGTCTCCGGCGGATCGTCGCGTGGCCGGCGACTACGCGCCGGACGACGACGCGTGGCTCGGTTACACGCGAACGCTTTCGAACGACCTGCCTTCACCGACGACGTCGCCGGCTGCGATAGTTCCGCGTCGGCGATGGAAAAAAGCAGGTTCGCCCTGCTCGAGCGGGAGACAGGGTCGACGCTGTGGGAGACGACGGTGCCCGACCCGGCTGGGCCCCCAGTAGTCGCCGACGGCGTCGCCTACGCCGGCGGTGCCCATCTCGGTCAGCCGTCGATCGACGTCGAAGTCCGTGACGAAACCGACGCCGAACCCGCGGTCGAAGGGAGTCTACCGGCCGAGAGCGGGACCCTGTCTGCGCTCGACGTCGAGACCGGAGACGTCCTGTGGCAGCGAACGATGGGTCCGTCCAGGGGTGGCTACGCGCTCGCGCCAGTCGACGACGTCCTCGTGGTCGGTACCAGTGACGGGATCGTCGTTCTCGAGTAACGGTCGCGTTGCAAGCTGACGGGATCGACTGTCGGTCGAATAGAAACAGCTACGTCAGGTCTCTTCGAGCGCGTAGACGGAGCCGTCGCCGCTGCCGACGTAGACGACGCCGTCGACGACGGCGGGAGAACTCGCGATCCAGTTTTCGGCGTTGAACTGGAAGCGTCGTTCGCCGGTTTCGGCCTCGAGTGCGACGAATGCGCCGCTCTGGTTGCCGACGTAGATGGTGTTGTGGGCAACGGCCGGACTGCCTCGAATCTCGCCGAAGTCGGTATCGTACCAGTAGAAGTGCTCGGGACGTGGCTCCCGGTCGCCCTCGGGTTCGTCGGCGGCAGCCGAGAGTGCGTAGAGCCGGTTGTCGTAACTGCCGACGAAGACGACGTCGTCGACGACGGCGGGTGAACTCGTCACCGATCCCTCCGTCACGAACTGCCAGTGCAGGTCGCCGGAGTCGGCGTCGATCGCGTAGAGGCTGTCGTCGTTGCTCCCGACGTACACCGTCCCGTCTGCGACTGCCGGGCGGCTCTGGACCCAGTCGTCGGTCTCGAACGCCCACACCTCCTCGCCGGAGGCGGCGTCGACCGCGTAGAGGAACCCGTCGGTGCTCCCGGCGTAGACGACGCCGTCGGCGACCGCGGGCGCGCGCTGTACCGAGCCGCCCGTTTCGAACGTCCACGACTCCTCGCCGGAGTCGGCGTCGATCGCGTAGAGGCTGTCGTCGTTGCTCCCGACGTACACCGTCTCGTCGACGACCGTCGGACTGCTCGCGACCATCTCGCCCGTCTGGAACGTCCACTCCTCTGCTCCGTCGTCAGCCTCGAGTGCGTAGACAGTCTCGTCGTGACTGCCGACGTAAACCGTTCCGTCGACGACGGCTGGACTGCTCGAGACTGTGTCACCGGTTCGAACGCGCCACTCTTCGTCGCCGGAGTCGGCGTCGATCGCGTAGAGGCTGTCGTCGTTGCTCCCGACGTAGACGACGCCGTCGACGACGGCTGGACTGCTGTAGACGGCTTTCTCTGTCGGGAACTCCCAGCGGGCCCGTACGTCGCCTGTCGGGCCGGAAGCTGCTGTGTAGCCGGTGTTTCCGGGGTCGAACTGAAAAGAGGGCCACGAGTCGGGCGCGTCATCGAGTTCCTCGAGCGAGAACTCCGGGGACTCGTCGTCGGGGACCGGTCCCTCCTCGTCGGCCGCACAGCCGGCTAACCCGACGACGCCGACGACGGCGGCCGTTCGCAAGAACCCACGCCGCGCACGTTCGTCTCTCATTGGCGAAAGCCACTCGTTCCGGCTACATATGCTTCTTGATACCTCTACGACCGCGCGACGATCCCGAGGTGGTCCGCGTGGTAGGGCTCGAGACGCTGGCTCTCGAGAATCTCGTATCCGGTCTCGAGTTCTTCGCGGACGTCTGTAAACACCTCGCTGGGGTCGCGCGTGACGTCTTCGCTTCTGGCTTTCACCGCCAGCAGGAGTCGGCCGCCGTCGGCGAGGAACTGCCGGTTCTCGAGGGCGACCCGGGCCTGGCCGCGGGTCGCGACGTCTTGGACGACGACATCGACGTCGGATTCGACGACGTGGCCGTACTCCTCGGGTTTCCGGGCGTCGGCGAGCAGCGGAAAGAGCCGCGGGCGGGAGTCGGCAGCGTCGAGCAGGTCGCGTGCCGGCCGCGCGGCGAACTCGACGGCGTAGGTCGGCCCCGCGAAGTCGGCGACGTGGCTCACCGTCGTTCCGCTTGCAGCACCCAGGTAGAGCACTGTCTCGCCGCCCTCGAGGCCGGTGTCCATCCCGAGTTCGAGCATCGCGCCGAGCTTCGAGCGGTCGGGGTTCCAGGCACGCCACTCCCCATCGGTTGGCTCGCCGTAGACCGGTTCGCCGCGGGTAGCGAGGCGTTCGGTCCCGTCGAACGAGCGGCGTTCGACGCCGTCGGGAAGGTTACTCATCGTTCTCACCCCCATCGTCGGCCGTTCGCGCCTGGATCGTCTCGATTCGATCCGCGAGTTCCGCGTCGAGTTCGGGCTTGCGCTCGCCCGAGTAGTGGTCGACGCGGGCCGCGATGGCGAGTTTGCCTGCCAGTGCCCGCGCCGCAGAACCGCGGTGCTCGGGATGAGTCCCCTGGATCGCCTCGTGCGTGTAGATGATCCCGTGTTTCGGCGAGGGCGCGTGACCACGCAGGTGGGCAAACAGTGCGTCCTCTGCACCCAGCACCTGGATCGTGCCGCTGGGTTTCTTCGCCAGCGACTCGAGACCGCCCGCAAGCGAGATCAGTCGCGCGGCGAGGACGGGACCCGCCAGGGCAGCGAGGTTCGGCGCGACCGTCGGGGTGCGTCGCTCGACGAACTCCCGGAGTTTCTCGGCCTCGCCGGCGAGGTCGGCGACGCGTTCGGCCAGCGAGACGATCTGGCCGTCGGCGTCCTCGAGGTCCGTGCGCTCTCCCGTCGCGAGTTCGCGTGCGTAGTCGACCCCCGTTCCGGCGTCGGGGTCGACGGTCCCGGCCCACTCGGCCAGTCGCTCCGCCAGTTCGTTGGCCGTCCGCTCGCAGTCGTCCATCGCTCGCACGGCGTGGACGAGCTGGCGGTCGTCTGCCCCCTCACGTTCGGTCACCTCGGCGCGGGCGGCCGCCGTCGTCGCCTCCTTCAGCGCGTCGTAGTACTCCTCGGCGTCGTCGGCGACGCCCGACTCGACGGCCAGCGCCGGCCAGTCACGTGGCTCGTCGGCCGAGCCGGTCCGGACGACCTCGGCCGCCGCCTCGAGGTCCGTCGGATCGACGGCCGAGAACCAGCCCGATCTCTCGGGATCAGTTGCAGTCATTACCCACCAGTAGTCGCCCTGCTTGTATATGCGTTCTCGAAACGGGCGAGGCCACTCGAGCGTGGAAAACGCGTCCACCACCGCTGGCCAGTGATCGTGTGCAGCGTCGGCGTTCCCGGCGACCGAACCGCCGTAGCCCGCGCCGTACGTCTCTTCGAGCGGGAAGTACGGCTGGAAGATCCCGTGGCCCGCGTCGTCGTAGACCAGGTGGTCGAACGAGGAACCGTCAGCCGCCTCGAGTCGGTCGGCCGCAATCGCCTGCAGTCGCTCGGCGGGCCACAGATCGTCGTTGCCGCCGGAGACCAGCAGGACCGGTCCGCCGATTTCTTCGACCGGGACCGTCGCGTCCTCGAGCACGTCTAACTCCGCGGTCTCGAGGGCCTCCGTGAAGCGTTCCGCGAGTGGCGCTTCCGGCTCCCACTGGACGTCGCTCAGCGAGACGTCGGGGACCGGGTCGCCGTCGATCGACCACGAGGAAGTCTCGGGGAGGTCGTCGGCCGAAGAGCCACCCTCCCAGACGATACCGCTACCGGCGATCGAGACGACCGGTCCGACGGCGTCGAGTTCGCTACCCGCGAGCAAGGCGAGTTCGCCACCTTTCGAGACGCCCCAGAGCCCGACCCGATCGCCCGCGACGCCGTCGTACTCGAGCAGCCAGCCGATCGCTCGCTCGACGTACTCGAGTGGGATCTCGACGAGGTCGTCCGGCAGTCCCGGCCCGTCGAAGTACTCGAGTGCGAGGACCGTGAAGCCGTGCTCGGCGAGTTGGGCGGCGACGTGGTCTTGTGAGCTACCGCCAGAGCCATGAAGGACGACAATCCCGGGCGGTTCCGCCGCATCGTCGGGTTCGTACACGTTTCCGATGAGGTCGCCGTCCGGTTCGGCGTCGGCCTCGAGATCCGGATAGTGGCGTTCGATCGTCGTCGAGTCGAGTTCCTCTCCGTCTGCCTGGACGCTAAGCTGGAGCGTCCGTTCGTCGGGCCACTGGAACTCCGCCGGCGGCTCGGGACTGGTGCGGTGGAACTCCCACCAGGACACGTCGGCAAACTGGATCAGCGCGACCGTCGTCGGCACCGCGAGTCCGGACGGAACGTCGCCGTCGACGATCGGTGCATCGTTCACGTCGAGGGTCTCGCCGTCCGTCTCGAGCGTGACGGCAGCACCGAATGGCTCGTCGTCTTCGACCTCTCCCTTGAGGACGACCTCGAGAGCCGTCTCGGCAGGGACGCCGGCGACCTCCAGCTCGAACGGTTCGTCGACGCGGACGCGATCGGGATGGTCGAACGACGGTGACTGGTCGTCGCCCGTGCTACAGCCTGCGAGGGCGATACTGCCGCAGCTACCGAAGAGAGCGAGGGTTCGACACCTCGTTCGTCGGGGACCAGTCTTTCGAGTACGACACGATACGAGCGTTTCGAGCAAAAATGTTGGTGTGTAGATACGATAGTGGAACGTCGGGTACGTCTCCTGTCGTAAGCGACGGTCGAGTCGGGGTGCAGTCACTCGAGGTCGCTTCTGACGGTGCTGCCGATCACGAGCGCCGCGCCGATGATGACGAGGTTCTTGACGATGTACTGGCCTTCGACGGTGAGTCCGTAGGGGAAGATCGTGAAGACGACGCCGGGAAGTAAGACGATCGGCAGGAAGGTGCCTGGAAGCTGGAGAAAGAGGAGGAAGATTCCCACGCGAACGAGCGGCCGGTAGAGGAGGCTGAGACCGATGAGGATCTCCCAGACCCCGAGGACTGGGATGAAGAGTTCCGGTGGGACGAGGTAGACCGTCGCCGCAACGAGTTCGGCCGCGGGGCTGGCGTCGAAGACCTTGAGCGCGCCAAACCAGACGAAGACTATGGCGACGGCGACCCGCAACACCGGGATACCCCACCGGTCCATCCAGGCTGCGATCCTCGCGTCGATCTCGTCGAACCGCCGCCGATACGTCTGGACCCGTTCGGAGACCGTTTCGGTGGTCATGTCCCGGATACGTACTCAGTGCCGAAAACAGTTGTACCGGCTCACGAGCGCCAGAACGACGGCGTGAGCAGCACGAGTACTGGAATGATCTCGATGCGGCCGACCCACATCACGACCACCATCGCGGCCTTGGTCGTCGTCGAGAACACGTCGTAGGTGCCGTACGGCCCGGCAGGACCGAACGCGGGTCCAATGTTCAAAAACGTCGAAGCGGCCGCACCGAGAGCCTCGAACTCGCCGAAGCTGCCGTCGCCGACGTCGTAGAGCCCGGTCCGTGCGCCGTCGACGACGATCAAAAGCGTCACGAGGAAGACGCCGAGGACGGCGACCAGCGTGTATGAGTAGACGTCCCTGATCGTCTCCTCGTCGACCGGCTGGCCGCTGAGCCTGACTGGCCGGATCGCTTCCGGACGAAACGACGTAAACAGGTCCCGACGAAACGCCTTGAAGACGACCAGCCACCGTAGCGACTTGATCGAACAGGTGGTCGACCCGGCCATCCCGCCGAGGAACATACACATGAAAAGCAGGTGTTTGGCGAACGGCGACCACGCGTTGAAGTCGGCGTTTGCGTACCCAGTCGTCGTGATAATCGAGACGACGTTGAACGCCGACTGGCGAACGGTATCGCCGAACCCGTCACCAGTCGGATTCCCCTCGAGCGTCAGTATCGTCATCACCAGCCCGGCAAAGAAGACGATCGACCCGACGTAGAACCAGAACTCCTCGCTGTTGCGGAGCCGATCGAAGTTCCCCTGCAAGACGAAGTACATCAGCACGAAACTGGTCGAGCCGAGGATCATAAAAGGCATGAGCGCCCAGTGGACGATCGGTTCGAACGCCTCGATGCTCAGCGGCTCCGGCGAGAAACCCGCAGTCGCGACGCTGGTAAAGGCGTGGGCGACGGCGTTGTAAAGTGTCATGTTCGGCGCGAGTCCGAGCAGGTACAGCGAGTAGAGAACACCGATCGCGGCCGCTGTAAGTCCCGTGTACAGCTTCAGGATCAAGCGCGCGGTGTCTTCGATGTGTGGCGTTAGCCTGTTGACGTTGTCGTACTGGGTCTCCGTCTCCATCAACTGTGCACCAGCGACCGAGAGCTGCGAGAAGACCGCCGTCACGAGAACGAGGATACCGAGCCCGCCGAGCCACTGGATGAGCTGTCGCCACATCATGATCGATTGGGCGTGTTCGTCGAAACTCCGGAGTACCGTCGCGCCGGTCGTCGTAAGCCCACTCATCGCCTCGAAGGCCGCGTTGACGGGGTGGGAAATCGTTCCGTGTCCTGCAACGACGAACGGAATCGCTCCGACGAGTGCGACCAGCAGCCAGGTTAACGCGACCATGAGAAACGCCTCTCGAGGCCCGAGGCGGCCGTCGCTCTCGAGTTGTTCGAAACTGAGGCCGAGTGCCAACGTGACCACGATCGTCGCGAGAAACGGCGCTACCGGTTCGCCGTAGTAGACTGCGAGAACGAGTGGAAAACAAAGTGGCACGGCGAGCCACTTGAGGACAGTGCCGGTAAGCGTGAGACTGTGTCGCCAGGCAACCCGAATTCTCATCGTCGACCCCGTTGCACAGTGATAGCTGTGATGACGGTCGTATTAATTCCGGCTATAGAGGTCGGCGGTGTCACAGGCCGTTGCTCACCGGGCGAACAGCCGCTCCCACAGCGAACGCTCCGTCGGCCGTTCAGCAAGCACGACCGAACAGTCGACGTCGTTGACGACGTCGTACGCGAGCGACCCCCGGAGGAGCCGCGAGAGGAGTCCGCGTTCGGTCGCCCCGATGACCAACAGCGAGTGGTCCTCGGCGGCGTCGGCGATCGCTCCCTCGATGTCGCCGGAGACGTCGACCCGGATGGTCGCGTCCTCGAGTGAGTGTTCGCTAGCCCACTCGGTGAGGAACGTTTCGCCGGCCTCCCGCTCGCTCTCGTCGCCGACGACGTGCAACAGCGTGACCTCGGAGCCGAACTGGTCGCACACGTCCCGTGCGATTTCGGCGCTGAGAACGGAGTCGGGACCGCCAGCGGTCGGGACGAGCACGCGGTCGGTCTCGAGGCCCTCGTCGTCGAACACGAGGAAGTCACAGGGCAGGTCGTGGGTGAGTTCGTCGATCGGCCCTTCGGCGCGGCCGGCCGACCACGGTCGGCCGGGGCCCCAGCCCATGACGACGGTGTCGGCCTGCTCCTGACTGGCGATGTCGAAGATTTGCTCGAAGCCGCGGTGGGAAGCGACAGTCGTCACCTCGACGGGGACGTCCAGCGTTTCAGTGCTTTCCCGGACCTGCTCCATGAGTTTCTGGGACTCCTCGTCGATCCGCTTGACGTGTTCGGACCCTTCCTGTAGGGGTGTCTGGTCGGGTACTTCGACGACGTGGACTGCTTTGACGACGCCGTCGTTTGCCTTGGCGACGACGCTTGCAAGCGAGAGCAGGTTCGACTCGGTTCGCGGATTCGACACCGGGACGACGACCGTGTGTTCGTCGCCACCGGACGGCCGCACGGCGCTCGCCGCGGAAACCGCCGCGTCCGGCATCTCACTCGAGCGGTCGAGAATGTACGAGCCGAGAATGCCCTCGAGTTCGGTCTCGGTGCGGGCGTACCAGAAGTACCAGGCGACCGCGAACACGACGAACGCGCCGGCGATCGCAGTCGCGAGGTTGTCCATGAAGTAGATCAGCGCGAGCGAGAGGAAGAAGCCGGAAATCGGCAGGTAGGGGTAGAACGGCACCTCGAAGTCGGGATCGTACTCCGGCGGGTTCGTCTCGCGGAAGACGATCAGCGAAGCGTTGATCAGCGCGTAGACGACAAGGTGGAGGATGCTGGCCGCACTCGAGAGGATCTCGACGGTCTCGCCGAGCGCGACGATGAAGACGATGATCATCGCACCGGTGATTGCGATCGATCGGTACGGCGTCGCGAATCGGGGGTGGATCGCGTTGAGTTTGTCCGAGACGATCTTGTCCCGGCCCATCGCGAAGTTGATGCGAGCCGAGGCGAGGATCGACGCGTTCGCACTCGAGGCCGTCGCGAGCAGTGCGCCGACGCTGATCGAGGTCACGCCGACGCCGAGAAGAGAAATCTCGAGGCCGGCGACCGTGAACGCGTAGTCGAAGACGATCTCGGCGGCGTAGGACATCGGTGCTTCCTCGACGGTATCGAGGAAGAACGCCTCGTGTGGGATCAGGCCCATCAGGAGGCCGACGATAATCGTGTAGATCGCCATCACGATCCCGACGCTGCCGATGATCGCGATCGGGAGGTTGCGGCCGGGGTTCTTGAGTTCCTCGCCGATCGTCGCGATCTTCGCGTAGCCGAGATAGGAGACGAACACGAGCGCCGCACCGGGGAGGATCGCGCCGGTCCCTTCGGGGGTATAGCTGCCGTCGACGGTGACGGTGCTCCAGTCGAACGAGAAGAAGCCGACGATGGTAAAGACGGTGAGTATGCCGAGCAAAAGTGTGACGATGGCGGTCTGGATGCCGCCGGTTTCTTTCGCGCCCATGTAGTTGACGGCGACGAAGACGATTCCGGCGAGTACGGCTCCGATCTGGACCTCAGTGAGGACGAACGAGCCGATCGCGATCGTCGGGAGGAGTGCGAGTTCACCGACTCCTGGGATCGGGACCACCACTCCGTCGAGCAGGTCGGCCAGGTAGCCGCCGAACCCGATGGCGTAGAACGCGCTCGCGAAGGCGAGTCCGATCCAGTCGCCCATCCCGGAGATCGAACCGAACAGCGGCCCCAGCGCGCGGTTGATGTAGTAGTACGCGCCGCCGGCCTTGGGCATCGCCGTCCCGAGTTCGCTCACCGAGAACGCGTTGATCATGGCGATCAGTCCGCCGATAATAAAGGAGATGATGACCGCCGGCCCTGCTTCCTGTGCGGCGATGCCGGGTAGAACGAAGATTCCCGCGCCGATCATCGTCCCGATCCCGATCGCGAGGGCCGAAATCAGCCCGAGGTCCTTGGCGAGTTCTTCGTCGCTCATGGTGTCCTCGCAAGTGTCTGCGACCGTCGAAGAGTGTCTTTGGTATACGTCATTAGAGATATAAGTGGTCGACTCACGGTTCCGTTCATACCGAAGCGAAACAGTAGCTTCCCCTTAACTGGTTTGTTTGAGGTTCGGGGGCTAGTGAGTGTGAGTCGTGTGGATCACTGTCTCGCGGTACCGGCACAACGTCGACCGTGTCACGGTTACGCCAAAGATGATAGGGGAGTGTCAGTGTCAATGGACAAACTCGAGGGGCGCTCGGTTGCGTCGTCGCTTCCCGAGACGACCACCACGTCGTCGTCTTGCTTTCCGAAGTCAGCACCCGGCTCCGCCACAGTTCGT contains:
- a CDS encoding amino acid permease; amino-acid sequence: MSDEELAKDLGLISALAIGIGTMIGAGIFVLPGIAAQEAGPAVIISFIIGGLIAMINAFSVSELGTAMPKAGGAYYYINRALGPLFGSISGMGDWIGLAFASAFYAIGFGGYLADLLDGVVVPIPGVGELALLPTIAIGSFVLTEVQIGAVLAGIVFVAVNYMGAKETGGIQTAIVTLLLGILTVFTIVGFFSFDWSTVTVDGSYTPEGTGAILPGAALVFVSYLGYAKIATIGEELKNPGRNLPIAIIGSVGIVMAIYTIIVGLLMGLIPHEAFFLDTVEEAPMSYAAEIVFDYAFTVAGLEISLLGVGVTSISVGALLATASSANASILASARINFAMGRDKIVSDKLNAIHPRFATPYRSIAITGAMIIVFIVALGETVEILSSAASILHLVVYALINASLIVFRETNPPEYDPDFEVPFYPYLPISGFFLSLALIYFMDNLATAIAGAFVVFAVAWYFWYARTETELEGILGSYILDRSSEMPDAAVSAASAVRPSGGDEHTVVVPVSNPRTESNLLSLASVVAKANDGVVKAVHVVEVPDQTPLQEGSEHVKRIDEESQKLMEQVRESTETLDVPVEVTTVASHRGFEQIFDIASQEQADTVVMGWGPGRPWSAGRAEGPIDELTHDLPCDFLVFDDEGLETDRVLVPTAGGPDSVLSAEIARDVCDQFGSEVTLLHVVGDESEREAGETFLTEWASEHSLEDATIRVDVSGDIEGAIADAAEDHSLLVIGATERGLLSRLLRGSLAYDVVNDVDCSVVLAERPTERSLWERLFAR